A genomic segment from Candidatus Zixiibacteriota bacterium encodes:
- a CDS encoding sodium:proton antiporter: MRKVFIFSILLVAGLLASQYLDIFGSYAPATRETIRVLTMWILGFIMIHVGYEFEIDKTRLKDYAVDYGVAATAAAFPWIFCTLYFLIFMYPAGSLSDFDAWKEALLAGRFAAPTSAGVLFSMLAAAGLSATWYFRKIRILAIFDDLDTVLLMIPLKMLIVGLRWQLGVIVLVMVVLLWLAWKYLHKFRIPVTWRWVLGYAAAITIVSEVIYRLSKTFDDVVPIHIEVLLPAFVLGCMMAHPRGQDPHLDDTRDGHQEGPESPQEQKVSTIISGAFMVLVGLAMPPIVVAGGSWLWIAAHVVFITTLANIGKMFPLFVYRREAHWKERLALCVGMWPRGEVGAGVLIISLSYGIGGEMVTVAALSLALNLLLTGVFIYIVKRLLASAPPKLRNV, from the coding sequence ATGCGTAAAGTCTTTATATTTTCGATTCTTCTTGTTGCGGGATTACTGGCATCACAGTACCTGGATATATTCGGCTCATACGCCCCCGCCACACGGGAGACGATTCGTGTCCTGACTATGTGGATCCTGGGATTTATCATGATCCACGTCGGTTACGAGTTCGAGATCGACAAGACGCGTCTCAAAGATTATGCTGTTGATTACGGTGTTGCGGCTACGGCCGCGGCTTTTCCGTGGATTTTCTGCACGCTTTATTTCCTGATTTTCATGTACCCGGCCGGGTCGTTGAGTGATTTTGACGCATGGAAGGAGGCGCTTCTGGCCGGGCGGTTCGCCGCGCCGACATCAGCGGGTGTACTGTTTTCCATGCTCGCGGCAGCCGGGCTCTCGGCGACGTGGTATTTCCGCAAGATTCGTATACTCGCCATATTTGATGACCTCGATACGGTTCTTCTGATGATACCGCTCAAGATGCTCATCGTGGGACTGCGGTGGCAGCTTGGCGTTATCGTGCTGGTGATGGTGGTGCTTCTGTGGTTGGCGTGGAAATATCTCCACAAATTCCGCATACCGGTCACCTGGCGGTGGGTGCTGGGTTATGCCGCCGCAATCACGATCGTATCAGAGGTAATATACCGGTTGTCTAAGACGTTCGATGATGTGGTGCCGATCCATATCGAGGTGCTGCTTCCGGCCTTCGTTCTCGGGTGTATGATGGCTCACCCGAGAGGACAGGATCCGCATCTCGACGATACCCGTGACGGACATCAGGAGGGCCCGGAGAGTCCGCAGGAACAGAAGGTATCGACGATAATATCGGGTGCTTTTATGGTACTGGTGGGGCTGGCGATGCCGCCGATCGTGGTTGCCGGCGGTAGCTGGCTGTGGATCGCGGCACACGTTGTGTTTATCACCACGCTGGCAAATATCGGCAAGATGTTTCCTCTGTTTGTTTACCGCAGGGAGGCGCACTGGAAGGAGCGCCTGGCGTTGTGTGTGGGTATGTGGCCGCGCGGGGAGGTCGGCGCCGGGGTGTTGATCATTTCGCTGAGCTACGGTATCGGTGGTGAGATGGTGACGGTAGCCGCTCTTTCGCTGGCGTTGAATCTTCTTTTGACCGGAGTGTTTATTTACATAGTCAAGCGTCTTCTGGCATCGGCCCCCCCGAAGCTTCGGAACGTTTGA
- a CDS encoding T9SS type A sorting domain-containing protein, with product MAYAKRMAVIVLAALASGMQPDGARGAGAAFDDTDWVVRYQETFDGDYTAMDSQQFGTDGWLTYQLINGGAIYVANGYAWLNAPDFWNAALIHSTDILPEEYKIRTKIGYINYDLMNYEPADYVDPDFNTHGGLYENGVYFLTITNGLCSGNECAELWWHYHRKMVIDVDNHLDYGGGETFHPVYMVYMAPETNAGGNLLRTWDGDSWDDSPWNWNVAYTYEYDTWYYAELEKTGGFIILRLYDGNQNILEETTPVPLSNVFAMDEPDYFYVGEPHTDDYEGDVRIDEITLLEPEDPADVSGDTAGDELPAEFNVSQNYPNPFNPETTIEYNLPVRSHIKIEVYNISGQLVKSLVNAEFPAGSYTVSWDGRSADGRLVASGVYLYRFETDNHVQTKKMMLLR from the coding sequence TTGGCATACGCAAAACGAATGGCAGTGATAGTCCTGGCGGCCCTTGCTTCAGGGATGCAGCCGGACGGCGCGCGAGGCGCGGGTGCAGCGTTTGATGACACCGACTGGGTTGTCCGGTATCAAGAAACGTTCGATGGGGATTATACGGCGATGGACAGCCAGCAGTTCGGGACGGACGGCTGGTTAACATATCAGCTGATAAACGGCGGTGCGATATATGTTGCCAACGGTTATGCCTGGCTCAATGCGCCGGATTTCTGGAACGCGGCACTGATACACAGCACGGATATTTTGCCGGAAGAATACAAAATTCGAACGAAAATAGGCTATATAAATTACGACTTGATGAATTATGAGCCAGCCGATTATGTCGACCCAGATTTCAACACCCACGGCGGTCTGTATGAGAACGGCGTTTATTTTTTGACAATCACCAACGGTCTTTGCTCCGGTAACGAATGCGCCGAACTGTGGTGGCATTATCATCGGAAGATGGTTATTGATGTGGATAACCACCTCGATTATGGCGGTGGCGAGACATTTCACCCGGTGTACATGGTTTACATGGCGCCGGAGACGAATGCGGGAGGTAATCTTCTCAGAACCTGGGACGGAGACTCCTGGGACGACTCTCCCTGGAATTGGAATGTGGCTTACACGTATGAATACGACACCTGGTATTACGCCGAGCTGGAAAAAACCGGAGGATTCATAATCCTGAGGCTCTATGATGGGAACCAGAATATTCTCGAAGAGACCACGCCGGTGCCGCTGTCCAATGTCTTTGCGATGGACGAACCGGATTACTTTTATGTCGGCGAGCCGCACACGGATGACTATGAGGGGGACGTAAGAATCGACGAGATCACCCTGTTGGAACCGGAGGATCCAGCGGACGTAAGCGGCGACACCGCGGGTGATGAACTCCCGGCTGAATTCAATGTATCACAGAACTATCCAAATCCGTTCAATCCCGAGACGACGATTGAATATAATCTGCCTGTTCGCAGTCATATCAAGATCGAGGTATACAACATTTCCGGGCAACTGGTGAAGAGTCTTGTGAACGCCGAGTTTCCGGCCGGGTCATATACGGTTAGCTGGGACGGAAGATCTGCGGATGGTAGATTGGTGGCCTCGGGAGTGTATTTATATCGCTTCGAGACTGACAACCACGTACAGACCAAGAAGATGATGCTGCTTCGATAG
- a CDS encoding efflux RND transporter periplasmic adaptor subunit, with the protein MDKRRTYFLILLAVPSLLLSGCSGGSGEARNGRDKLIPAVEAVQAQQGSLPLIERLSGVVKAKNQVELFAEVSAIVKAVHVQNGDEVDRGQPLVSLRDTEFQERLKQAQAAYQIALAQARQAEARLTEAQSEFRRMQALAEKNLTSDAEFETAQTQAVSAEADVALARARVDQAAATVAEREEAVAQTVIRAPVAGTVGNRNAEVGMTVGPGSRLITLGQLDTVRVDIVLSDRMLTYIETGQRTEIRSASIPSGLLTSKLKRISPFLHPVTHSTEAEIELANPGHALKSGMFVTVDVYYGESERATLVPLSALYENPLTGSTGVYVCRDTLNRVPIEGVEVGKSSSLTEPVPFEFIPVDIVAKGRMSAGVAGVESGSWVITLGQDLLGGEPGDARVRAVNWNWVEHLQNLQREDLLDELVQKQQATGSDSGGI; encoded by the coding sequence GTGGATAAACGACGAACATATTTCTTGATATTGTTAGCAGTTCCCTCGCTCTTATTGTCGGGGTGCTCCGGCGGATCGGGCGAAGCCCGAAACGGGCGTGATAAGCTTATTCCCGCTGTTGAAGCCGTGCAGGCCCAGCAGGGGTCTCTTCCTTTAATCGAAAGACTCAGCGGCGTAGTCAAGGCGAAGAATCAGGTGGAGTTGTTCGCTGAGGTTAGCGCGATTGTTAAGGCCGTGCACGTGCAGAACGGCGACGAGGTTGACAGGGGACAGCCGCTGGTGAGTTTGCGGGACACGGAATTTCAGGAGAGGTTAAAGCAGGCGCAGGCGGCCTACCAGATAGCGCTGGCCCAGGCTCGTCAAGCCGAGGCCAGGCTGACCGAGGCTCAGTCGGAATTTCGACGAATGCAGGCGCTGGCGGAGAAAAACTTGACCAGCGACGCGGAATTTGAGACGGCACAGACACAGGCAGTTTCAGCCGAGGCCGATGTGGCTCTTGCACGGGCGCGAGTCGATCAGGCGGCTGCCACCGTTGCCGAAAGAGAAGAAGCGGTGGCGCAGACCGTGATAAGGGCGCCGGTGGCCGGCACAGTCGGCAACCGCAACGCCGAAGTTGGAATGACGGTTGGGCCGGGTTCGCGTCTGATTACGCTGGGACAACTCGACACGGTTCGAGTGGATATCGTGCTCAGTGACCGCATGCTTACTTATATCGAAACCGGCCAGCGCACGGAAATACGTTCGGCGAGCATACCATCGGGGCTGCTTACCTCCAAATTAAAGCGTATCTCCCCTTTCCTTCATCCGGTCACGCACAGCACCGAGGCGGAAATAGAGTTGGCCAATCCGGGCCATGCTCTAAAGTCGGGCATGTTCGTGACGGTTGATGTTTACTACGGTGAGAGCGAGCGGGCAACGCTGGTTCCCCTGTCCGCCCTTTATGAAAACCCGCTCACAGGCTCTACCGGTGTCTATGTTTGCCGCGATACCCTGAATCGTGTTCCGATTGAGGGTGTCGAAGTGGGAAAATCGAGCAGTCTGACCGAACCGGTGCCGTTTGAATTCATTCCGGTTGACATTGTCGCCAAGGGTCGGATGAGCGCCGGTGTGGCTGGAGTCGAATCCGGCAGCTGGGTGATAACTCTCGGTCAGGATTTGCTGGGAGGAGAGCCGGGCGACGCGCGGGTTCGCGCGGTCAATTGGAACTGGGTGGAGCATCTTCAGAATCTTCAACGTGAAGACCTTTTAGACGAACTTGTGCAAAAACAGCAGGCTACCGGCAGTGACTCCGGCGGCATCTAA
- a CDS encoding TetR/AcrR family transcriptional regulator, whose amino-acid sequence MVSQVNMKTGRANQKLRTRNALVAAAWQLLREGKQPTIDEVADAAMISRATAYRYFPNRERLLIEAVLSRESVPAEKVLAQTNPNSPSERSVRAQQYIYDQIIKNETLYRSLLRACQEEWMTHKDRFVLRGDQRLELIDEALRPIQGKISDDEFKKLGFALAAMTSIESYVALRDVCQLTKRQSREVMSWAIAKLVEAVVSKGDR is encoded by the coding sequence ATGGTATCACAAGTCAACATGAAGACCGGCAGGGCCAACCAGAAGCTTCGCACCCGCAACGCTCTGGTTGCCGCCGCCTGGCAACTGCTGCGCGAAGGCAAACAACCGACTATCGATGAAGTGGCCGATGCCGCCATGATCTCGCGGGCTACGGCGTATCGCTATTTCCCCAATCGTGAACGATTGCTGATTGAAGCCGTGCTGAGCCGCGAATCGGTCCCGGCCGAAAAAGTGCTCGCACAAACCAATCCGAACTCGCCGTCCGAACGCTCCGTCCGCGCGCAGCAATACATCTACGACCAGATCATCAAGAATGAAACGCTGTATCGTTCTCTGCTGCGCGCCTGTCAGGAAGAGTGGATGACTCACAAGGACCGCTTCGTTCTCCGAGGCGACCAGAGACTGGAACTAATCGATGAAGCCTTGCGCCCAATACAGGGAAAGATTTCTGATGACGAATTTAAGAAACTCGGCTTCGCTCTCGCCGCCATGACAAGTATAGAATCCTATGTTGCTCTTCGCGATGTCTGTCAGCTCACGAAACGGCAGAGCCGGGAGGTGATGAGTTGGGCAATCGCGAAACTGGTCGAAGCCGTGGTTTCGAAAGGTGACAGGTAA
- a CDS encoding GNAT family N-acetyltransferase has protein sequence MHPFELSKSNRDLLARAFKNVTRVDIAIDSVIDGQMGEAFTDNLINPTVFMLRIGPFCYFAGSVHGEGGEAMIRNLPVHSLIMTCPSDWVETAMKIHGSKLRRFPRYSFSSCTLTMRHIKGLLDKSPFRSRIVSIDRDLLVRISTEPDHFLDISTYDSIDDFLNRGMGYCLTDGNTLCGVAYASLISHAAIEVSIYVVPDYRTKGVATALACALIKECLENNREPHWDAANVESCTLAEKLGYTASGTYDAFYLVP, from the coding sequence ATGCATCCTTTCGAACTCAGTAAATCCAATCGCGACCTACTCGCCCGGGCTTTCAAAAATGTGACCCGGGTCGATATCGCCATCGATAGTGTAATCGATGGTCAGATGGGCGAAGCCTTTACCGATAATCTCATCAACCCGACCGTCTTTATGCTGAGAATCGGCCCGTTCTGCTATTTTGCGGGTTCTGTTCACGGAGAGGGGGGAGAGGCTATGATCAGGAATCTGCCGGTGCATTCGCTGATCATGACCTGCCCTTCTGATTGGGTTGAAACCGCTATGAAGATTCACGGGAGCAAACTTCGACGTTTCCCTCGCTACAGTTTTTCATCTTGTACTCTCACTATGAGACACATAAAGGGCTTGCTGGACAAGTCACCGTTCCGGTCGCGGATTGTCAGTATCGATAGAGATCTTCTGGTAAGGATCTCCACAGAACCGGACCATTTCCTCGATATCTCGACCTACGACTCCATAGACGACTTTCTAAACAGAGGCATGGGCTATTGTCTAACCGACGGGAACACTTTGTGCGGCGTAGCATACGCTTCTCTGATCAGCCATGCTGCCATTGAAGTGAGCATCTATGTTGTGCCGGATTACCGAACAAAAGGAGTGGCCACGGCTCTGGCCTGCGCCCTGATTAAAGAGTGTCTCGAGAACAATCGTGAGCCGCACTGGGATGCTGCCAATGTTGAATCATGCACTCTGGCGGAAAAATTGGGATACACTGCGTCGGGCACCTACGATGCTTTCTATCTGGTCCCCTGA
- a CDS encoding efflux RND transporter permease subunit — MNITRLAVHRPIATTMAFSIIIILGIMGFRFLPVDLLPPIEYPLLSIVTSYPNVGPEEVETIITDRVENAIASVPNIEEVRSQSEEGRSRVTLEFSQGTNIDEAANDVRAALDRIRDDLPPEVESPQLWKFDPDNFPVVIMGAQSDRSMEELTRLLEREISQRFEQIPGVGSIDVWGGVYREIQVRLKRDRLASSRLSATDVEQALARENITLPGGDMREGISDTYVRTLGEFQSLEQIAATIITVVDGRPIRVGDVAEVVDGYEDINRVVQIDGRPMVRLGVRKQSGANTVAVAEAARAVMEQINRERDDIDLIMVIDQSDFIKSSIDNVKQSALFGGLLAILVLYLFLRNGSTTIIIALSIPISMIATFGLLFFNGISLNQMSFGGLALGIGLIVDNSIVVLDNIVRRREEGKSPEEGALVGTRQVTGAIVASTLTTSVIFLPVVFMQTISGMLFKELAMVVVFSLLCSLFVALTLVPMLSSRYLKMNNNGKSGRSRITTWTQRLEVSYSHLIGRVLSHKKVVFGSAGTLLVITLLLWQLLPVELAPQTDANEISIELEMAQGTNIAVVNNYLHEMEAIVREIVPMDQVQHISIQIRPGDAEIEIALHDSDTRTVNSFDLADKIRRSISGLVPGTNVRVSAQSGLWMLRRLFGSGGSEAVQIELRGYDLAMADRLAQDIRAIIEDVDKVADVRISRREGRPEQNLIIDREKIADLGLSVSEIARIIQTNVGGGRAGVFREKGEEFPITVRLQPQDRLSTLDLSNVSVRSAGGQVIPVSAVVSVDRRRSPTEIERVDGQRVTYITANLESGAALGDVVEKLQDRLYSVPLPEGFSLIFSGEYEEQQEAQYDFFLSVVMALILIYMVMAAQFERFLDPLIVMVAVPMAIIGVVPTLLLTGTSLNMQSLMGIIMLIGIVVNNAIVLVDYINLMRREYGLEIREAVVQAGKLRLRPIMMTTGTTVLGMLPLAFGAGSGGEIQAALARAVIGGLFVSTLITLVLIPVAYISFYNLVEKLKSSSDKAPELVV; from the coding sequence ATGAATATAACCAGATTAGCGGTTCATCGTCCCATTGCCACCACGATGGCGTTTTCGATTATCATCATCCTGGGGATAATGGGATTTCGTTTTCTTCCGGTGGATCTTCTCCCTCCGATAGAGTATCCCCTGCTGAGCATTGTTACCAGCTATCCGAATGTGGGGCCTGAAGAGGTTGAGACGATCATAACCGACCGGGTGGAAAACGCTATTGCCAGCGTGCCGAATATCGAGGAAGTTCGTTCGCAATCCGAAGAGGGGCGCAGCAGGGTTACGCTGGAATTCTCGCAGGGAACGAATATCGATGAGGCGGCCAATGATGTTCGGGCGGCGCTGGACCGGATAAGGGATGATCTCCCGCCTGAGGTTGAATCGCCGCAGTTGTGGAAATTCGATCCGGACAATTTCCCGGTTGTGATTATGGGGGCGCAGTCGGATCGCAGCATGGAAGAGCTTACGCGCCTGCTGGAGCGCGAAATATCGCAAAGGTTCGAGCAGATTCCAGGAGTGGGTTCGATAGATGTCTGGGGCGGGGTGTACCGGGAGATTCAGGTCCGCCTGAAACGCGACCGTCTGGCATCGAGCAGACTCTCCGCCACCGACGTTGAGCAGGCCCTGGCTCGGGAAAACATAACGCTTCCGGGCGGAGACATGCGGGAGGGCATCAGTGATACTTATGTTCGCACACTGGGTGAATTTCAGTCGCTGGAGCAGATTGCCGCTACGATTATAACGGTCGTGGACGGCAGACCCATCAGGGTTGGCGATGTAGCCGAGGTTGTCGACGGTTATGAGGATATCAACCGGGTGGTTCAGATTGATGGCCGTCCGATGGTGCGGTTGGGGGTTCGCAAGCAGTCCGGAGCCAACACGGTGGCGGTGGCTGAGGCGGCGCGGGCGGTCATGGAGCAGATCAATCGCGAGCGCGATGATATTGATTTGATCATGGTGATCGACCAGAGTGATTTCATTAAAAGTTCTATCGACAACGTAAAACAGTCGGCTTTATTCGGTGGTCTTCTGGCTATTCTGGTCCTGTACCTGTTTCTAAGGAATGGTTCCACGACTATCATTATCGCTCTGTCAATTCCGATTTCGATGATCGCCACTTTCGGTTTGTTATTTTTCAATGGGATTTCTCTCAATCAGATGAGTTTCGGCGGGTTGGCGCTGGGGATAGGCCTTATCGTCGATAATTCGATCGTGGTCCTGGACAATATTGTCAGACGGCGCGAGGAGGGCAAGTCGCCTGAAGAAGGCGCGCTGGTAGGCACCCGTCAGGTGACGGGCGCGATCGTGGCATCGACCCTGACCACCTCGGTAATCTTCCTGCCGGTGGTGTTCATGCAGACCATCTCAGGTATGTTGTTCAAAGAGCTGGCAATGGTTGTGGTTTTCTCGCTGCTTTGTTCTCTTTTTGTCGCGCTTACGCTGGTGCCGATGTTGAGCAGCCGCTATCTGAAAATGAACAATAACGGCAAATCCGGCCGTTCGCGAATCACGACATGGACTCAGAGGCTGGAGGTTTCCTATTCTCATCTAATCGGTCGGGTGCTCAGTCACAAGAAGGTTGTATTCGGTTCGGCTGGCACGCTTCTGGTAATAACGCTACTGCTGTGGCAGCTGTTACCCGTAGAACTCGCTCCGCAGACCGACGCCAACGAGATCAGCATTGAGCTGGAGATGGCACAGGGGACCAACATTGCGGTCGTGAACAATTACCTTCATGAGATGGAGGCAATAGTTCGAGAAATTGTTCCGATGGACCAGGTTCAGCACATATCGATTCAGATCCGTCCGGGGGACGCCGAGATAGAGATAGCGCTTCATGACAGCGACACGCGCACGGTGAACAGCTTTGACCTAGCCGACAAAATTCGTCGGAGTATTTCCGGGTTGGTCCCGGGAACAAATGTCAGGGTGAGCGCGCAATCAGGACTGTGGATGCTTCGGAGGTTGTTCGGCTCCGGAGGGTCGGAAGCGGTTCAGATAGAGCTGAGAGGTTATGACCTGGCCATGGCGGATCGTCTCGCACAGGATATCCGCGCGATCATAGAAGACGTTGACAAGGTTGCCGATGTACGAATTAGCCGCCGCGAAGGGCGTCCGGAGCAGAACCTTATAATCGATCGGGAGAAAATCGCCGACCTGGGGTTGTCGGTCAGCGAAATTGCCCGCATAATTCAGACTAACGTAGGTGGAGGTCGAGCCGGTGTGTTCAGGGAGAAGGGTGAGGAGTTTCCCATTACCGTGCGACTTCAACCGCAGGACCGTCTGAGTACGCTGGACCTGAGCAATGTATCGGTGCGCAGCGCCGGCGGTCAGGTGATTCCGGTTTCGGCGGTGGTATCGGTGGACCGTCGTCGCAGTCCCACCGAGATTGAGCGGGTCGATGGGCAGCGCGTCACATATATCACGGCCAACCTCGAGAGCGGGGCGGCGCTCGGTGATGTGGTGGAGAAACTCCAGGACAGGCTCTACAGTGTGCCCTTGCCGGAAGGGTTTTCGTTGATTTTCAGCGGCGAGTACGAAGAGCAGCAGGAGGCACAGTATGATTTCTTCCTTTCGGTGGTGATGGCTCTAATTCTGATCTATATGGTCATGGCGGCGCAGTTCGAACGGTTTTTAGATCCTTTGATCGTGATGGTGGCGGTGCCGATGGCGATCATCGGCGTGGTGCCGACTCTGCTGTTGACCGGTACATCATTGAATATGCAGAGCCTGATGGGAATCATCATGTTGATTGGAATAGTGGTGAACAACGCCATAGTACTGGTTGATTACATAAATTTGATGCGTCGTGAGTATGGTCTGGAGATTCGCGAGGCGGTGGTTCAGGCGGGTAAACTCAGGCTTCGACCGATCATGATGACCACCGGCACAACCGTTCTGGGTATGCTTCCTTTAGCTTTTGGCGCCGGCTCCGGCGGTGAGATTCAGGCGGCACTGGCCCGTGCGGTTATCGGCGGACTATTTGTATCGACACTGATAACGCTGGTGCTTATTCCTGTCGCTTATATCAGTTTTTATAACCTCGTTGAGAAGTTGAAATCATCATCGGATAAAGCACCAGAACTGGTAGTTTAA
- a CDS encoding dienelactone hydrolase family protein, producing MLLVLLLTFAVAVKGEIMTQPVTYYHGDVELEGLLAWDNSLEGVRPGVLVVHEWTGLNDYAKMRCRQLAEMGYLAFAVDMYGKGIRPQTTQEAAKQAGIYRSDRQLMRDRAAAGLRVLLTNEMCDTSRVAAIGYCFGGGTVLELARSGADIDGVVSFHGNLDTPDPSDADNIRCKILVCHGADDPYVPDDQVINFFNEMRPAKVDFQFIAYSGAVHAFTNANSGNDPSKGAAYNASADRRSWQHMRLFFDELFE from the coding sequence ATGCTTCTGGTACTATTGTTGACGTTCGCCGTTGCCGTCAAGGGAGAAATAATGACTCAACCCGTTACATATTACCACGGCGATGTGGAACTGGAGGGTTTGCTCGCCTGGGACAACAGTCTTGAAGGCGTCCGCCCCGGAGTCCTGGTCGTGCACGAATGGACCGGACTGAACGATTACGCCAAAATGCGCTGCCGCCAACTGGCCGAGATGGGTTATTTAGCCTTCGCGGTGGATATGTATGGCAAGGGTATCCGGCCTCAAACCACGCAAGAAGCCGCCAAACAGGCCGGCATCTATCGAAGCGACCGGCAACTCATGCGCGACCGCGCGGCTGCCGGGCTCCGTGTCCTGCTTACCAATGAAATGTGCGACACCTCCCGCGTTGCTGCTATCGGGTATTGCTTTGGTGGCGGCACGGTGCTCGAGCTGGCCCGCTCGGGAGCCGATATCGACGGTGTCGTCAGCTTCCACGGCAATCTCGACACACCCGACCCGTCCGACGCTGATAACATACGATGCAAAATCCTCGTCTGCCACGGCGCCGATGATCCGTACGTGCCTGACGATCAGGTAATTAACTTCTTCAACGAGATGCGCCCGGCCAAGGTCGATTTCCAGTTCATTGCCTATTCGGGGGCGGTACACGCTTTCACCAACGCGAATTCCGGCAACGATCCCTCAAAAGGCGCTGCCTACAACGCCTCTGCCGACCGCCGCTCCTGGCAGCACATGAGACTATTCTTCGATGAACTGTTCGAGTGA
- a CDS encoding calcium/sodium antiporter, with amino-acid sequence MNSDVLLFIIGLIVLVGGGELLVRSASRLAVAAGLSSLVIGLTIVAVGTSAPELAVGAAGAYVGKVDAGFGNVIGSNIFNILCVLGLVALFSSPAVEKRSLRFDIPFMIAASVATWIFVSDYRISHFEAALLFAAAVAFLIVNFLLVRREAATNRTNRRRSESSHKERSAKYITVEVALLLAGVIALGLGAHWVVKGATGLARAFGMSELLIGLTLIAGGTSLPELVTSLVAVRRGEKDIAVGNIFGSCIFNVLVVLPVMAALTTGDMEFSSGAALFDVPVMVAAAVACIPLAISGRRVSKAEGAGLLVFYIGYIAVIFAKYNIPDSALSSG; translated from the coding sequence GTGAATAGCGACGTACTTTTATTCATAATCGGGCTTATAGTACTGGTCGGCGGTGGGGAGTTGCTGGTGAGAAGCGCTTCACGCCTGGCTGTAGCGGCCGGGCTGTCATCGCTGGTTATCGGGCTGACCATTGTGGCTGTCGGCACGAGCGCTCCGGAGTTGGCGGTTGGAGCGGCGGGCGCGTATGTCGGCAAGGTCGATGCCGGTTTCGGAAATGTCATCGGCAGCAATATATTCAACATTCTCTGTGTATTGGGGTTGGTGGCTCTGTTTTCCTCCCCTGCCGTAGAGAAGAGGTCTCTTCGCTTTGACATCCCGTTTATGATCGCGGCATCGGTGGCCACGTGGATTTTCGTTTCGGACTATCGTATCAGCCACTTCGAAGCCGCTCTGCTTTTCGCGGCGGCTGTCGCATTTCTGATTGTGAATTTCCTGCTTGTCAGGCGCGAAGCGGCAACCAACAGGACCAATCGACGCAGAAGTGAATCGAGTCATAAAGAGCGGAGCGCAAAATATATCACCGTTGAGGTGGCGCTTCTTTTGGCGGGAGTGATTGCCCTCGGCTTGGGCGCGCATTGGGTTGTTAAGGGGGCGACCGGGCTGGCGCGTGCTTTTGGCATGAGCGAGTTATTGATTGGCCTGACGCTTATAGCTGGGGGAACTTCGCTTCCGGAACTGGTCACTTCGCTGGTAGCTGTGCGCCGGGGAGAGAAGGATATCGCCGTCGGGAATATTTTTGGAAGCTGCATATTCAATGTGTTAGTGGTCCTGCCGGTAATGGCGGCCCTTACAACGGGAGACATGGAATTTTCTTCGGGGGCGGCGCTGTTCGATGTACCGGTTATGGTAGCGGCGGCGGTAGCGTGTATACCTCTGGCGATATCGGGAAGGCGCGTGTCAAAAGCGGAGGGCGCCGGGCTTTTGGTTTTTTATATTGGCTACATTGCCGTAATTTTTGCAAAATACAACATACCTGATAGTGCTCTATCCTCGGGCTAA